In the genome of Brockia lithotrophica, the window CTCATCGCCGCCGTGGTCTTCGGCCTCTGGGAGCTCGTCCGCCGCTACGGGAGGCGATGAGCTTTGGCCCGAGAAGAAGCGGTCGTCCTCGAACACCTCACGAAGACGTTTGGCGAAACCCGAGCGGTCGAGGACCTCAACCTCACCGTGTACGAGGGCGAGATCTTCGGGCTCCTCGGGCCCAACGGGGCGGGAAAGACGACGACGATCCTCATGCTTTTGGGCCTCGTAGAACCCACCGAAGGACGCGTCCTCGTGTTCGGCATCGACGCCACGCGGAATCCGCGGGAGGTGAAGCGTGTGGTGGGGTACCTCCCGGACGACGTGGGGTTTTACGAGGACCTCACGGGTCGGGAAAACCTCCGCCTCACCGGGCGTCTCAACGGACTTTCCGAAGCGGAGGTGGAAGCCACCGCCGAGCGCCTCCTCGCCCGGGTGGGGTTGGAAGAGGCGGCAGACCTCCCGGTAAAGGCGTATTCCCGCGGGATGCGTCAGCGCCTGGGCCTCGCCGACACGCTCATGAAGAAGCCCAGGCTCATCGTCCTCGACGAGCCCACGTTGGGAATCGACCCCGAAGGCGTGCGGGAATTCCTCCACCTGATCCGTACCCTGAGCCAAGAAGAAGGCGTGACCGTGCTCCTCTCCTCGCACCACCTTCACCAAGTCCAAGCCATCTGCGACCGCGTCGGGATCTTCGTCCGGGGGCGAC includes:
- a CDS encoding ABC transporter ATP-binding protein codes for the protein MAREEAVVLEHLTKTFGETRAVEDLNLTVYEGEIFGLLGPNGAGKTTTILMLLGLVEPTEGRVLVFGIDATRNPREVKRVVGYLPDDVGFYEDLTGRENLRLTGRLNGLSEAEVEATAERLLARVGLEEAADLPVKAYSRGMRQRLGLADTLMKKPRLIVLDEPTLGIDPEGVREFLHLIRTLSQEEGVTVLLSSHHLHQVQAICDRVGIFVRGRLLAVGTIDELSRQLFSQEPYALRLTVRPLTEDVRQALSRIPGVTRVEPQGTDELFVAAARDVAAEVAREVVGRGAALARLEPVRYGLDEIYHRFFEGVA